A region of Argentina anserina chromosome 5, drPotAnse1.1, whole genome shotgun sequence DNA encodes the following proteins:
- the LOC126793528 gene encoding protein RETICULATA-RELATED 1, chloroplastic, with protein sequence MSHAVFHTAQFVPMNAQLPKKARLAGPLQPMTMVAPPPLKVRRSISVKGCCASPSTSDSVEGGQSTLFERCFVTPTSSPSRSEFGPVMKGQYGAFGAVTLEKGKLDMTQKQSKSSPELQAGGGGGDIGKKINHGGGDGGDDDGDDDDYYDDFDDGDEGDDGGLFRKRMFLEELFDRKFVDAVLNEWQKTMMDLPAGFRQAYEMGLVSSAQMVKYLATNARPTTTRFISRSLPDGISRAFIGRMLADPAFLYKFLLEQVGTIGCSVWWEVKTRKERIKKEWDLALINVLTVTACNAVVVWTLAPCRSYGNTFKFDLQNTLQKLPNNIFEKSYPMREFDLSRRVHSFFYKAAELCMVGLSAGAAQGALSNFLSHKKEDRLSVTIPSVRANALGYGAFLGLYANLRYQLLCGFDRAVVNHFDVIGVALVLSTAFRILNIQIGERSRLAWLGVEADPLVQSDDLLKAYSRPSESDDRSSPKWFISKNAVVSGLGLLGIKQSNDYSVGEGESSAPKTRRKRIVRKKVAA encoded by the exons ATGTCTCACGCGGTGTTTCACACAGCACAATTCGTGCCCATGAACGCGCAGCTCCCCAAGAAGGCCAGGCTGGCGGGGCCGTTACAGCCGATGACGATGGTTGCGCCGCCTCCGCTCAAGGTCCGCCGCTCTATTTCCGTCAAGGGATGCTGTGCCTCGCCGTCGACTTCCGACTCGGTCGAAGGAGGACAATCGACTCTGTTCGAGCGCTGCTTCGTCACGCCGACGTCGTCGCCGTCGAGGAGTGAGTTCGGTCCGGTGATGAAGGGGCAGTACGGTGCGTTTGGTGCCGTGACGCTTGAGAAGGGCAAGCTTGATATGACTCAGAAGCAATCCAAGTCTAGCCCCGAg CTGCAAGCTGGGGGAGGTGGTGGAGATATTGGAAAAAAGATAAATCATGGAGGTGGTGATGGAGGTGACGacgatggtgatgatgatgattattaTGATGACTTTGATGACGGTGATGAGGGGGATGATGGTGGCCTCTTTAGAAAACGCATGTTTCTTGAAGAG CTGTTTGATCGCAAATTTGTAGATGCAGTTTTGAACGAGTGGCAGAAGACAATGATGGATTTACCTGCTGGCTTTCGGCAAGCTTATGAAATG GGATTGGTCAGCTCTGCTCAAATGGTCAAATACTTGGCAACCAATGCCAGGCCAACCACTACTaggttcatttctcgttcacTTCCTGATGGGATATCAAGGGCATTCATTGGCAG AATGCTTGCGGATCCTGCTTTCTTGTATAAGTTTCTCTTAGAGCAGGTTGGGACAATAGGTTGCTCAGTGTGGTGGGAAGTAAAGACTCGTAAGGAAAG GATAAAGAAAGAATGGGATTTGGCGCTTATCAATGTGCTAACAGTAACAGCATGCAATGCTGTTGTTGTCTGGACACTTGCTCCTTGCCGTTCTTATGGGAACACATTCAAGTTTGATTTGCAAAATACATTGCAAAAGCTTCCcaacaatatatttgagaagaGCTACCCAATGAGGGAATTCGACCTGTCAAGGAGAGTTCATTCTTTCTTCTATAAGGCCGCAGAGTTGTGTATGGTGGGACTATCTGCTGGAGCAGCTCAAGGCGCTTTATCAAACTTTCTATCCCATAAAAAGGAGGACAG GTTATCGGTGACGATACCTAGTGTGAGAGCAAATGCCCTTGGTTATGGTGCCTTCTTAGGACTTTATGCGAATCTGAGATATCAGCTGTTATGTGGATTTGATAGAGCCGTAGTGAACCATTTTGATGTTATTGGAGTGGCGCTGGTTCTAAGCACTGCATTCAG GATTTTGAATATTCAGATAGGTGAGAGATCAAGGTTGGCTTGGCTTGGGGTGGAGGCTGACCCTCTGGTTCAGTCTGATGATCTTTTGAAAGCATATAGTAGGCCCTCTGAGAGTGATGATCGGTCCTCACCAAAATGGTTCATATCAAAGAATGCAGTCGTATCTGGACTTGGGCTCCTCGGCATTAAACAAAGTAATGATTACTCTGTTGGAGAAGGGGAATCTTCTGCCCCCAAGACACGTAGAAAGAGGATTGTCCGGAAAAAGGTGGCTGCATAG